One Elusimicrobiales bacterium DNA window includes the following coding sequences:
- a CDS encoding ATPase, T2SS/T4P/T4SS family, which translates to MVDTPTQSSAAQSKIIVFAGPKEGVGKTTIALNLALAWAGIQRRTVLIVPLDPLARCEHAQFLGLNPPSVADLVRSLGAQSLTIAGGLLKGKIPISQWGVGVLPLATKRSDIQKISPRVMLPMLSKLSQTFDIFLDVESNFPMQTFAFDISDIVMWVTEPSRAHLNATVGMFQDYREMHFPLDRFEVICNRYDLPGSIEPEEIEKFFNQLNKKVLVFLPWEESIPFLANQLKLEVVEQPQSLWVKGLRMLLSRVLNVQPIEKNWASAVSDEDFTQAASALWATPKSIGGGVHVVPQQSQSAAQEQAQSASSAPLVAVPAFWEELKQQVHRDVIKMLEIEHIRISDNAAANAETRAKVSSIADQLLGKQPNLQLSREQRIRFVSELMDEILGLGPLEELMRDPSISEVMVNAPDRVYTERSGKIVHTKVHFRDEDHIVQVIKRIVSPLGKRIDESVPLVDARLGDGSRVNAIIRPLAVSGPTLTIRRFSQKPLGPEDYYRLGSISREAMDFLKACVLLRKNIIVSGGTGTGKTTFLNALSSYIPEDERIITVEDTAELRLQQNHWIRLESRPPNIEGKGEITIRDLVKNCLRMRPDRIVVGECRGAEALDMLQAMNTGHEGSLTTIHANNPRDTFTRLEAMCLLAGAELPIWALREMICSAVHMVVQLTRFGDGSRKVTYITEVTGREENQILTHDIFRYTQVGVDERGKVIGKFSPTGDPPKFYPEFAAKGIQVPIDAFWTDEQKKVRRR; encoded by the coding sequence ATGGTTGACACGCCAACGCAAAGTTCGGCGGCGCAGTCCAAGATAATAGTTTTCGCCGGTCCCAAGGAGGGGGTGGGCAAGACCACCATAGCCCTCAACCTCGCGCTGGCATGGGCGGGCATACAGCGCAGGACGGTGCTGATTGTCCCGCTGGACCCGCTGGCCCGCTGCGAGCATGCGCAGTTTCTGGGGCTTAACCCGCCTTCGGTGGCGGATCTGGTGCGCAGCCTGGGCGCGCAGTCGCTCACCATAGCCGGCGGCCTGCTAAAAGGCAAAATCCCCATCTCGCAATGGGGGGTGGGCGTGCTGCCGCTGGCCACCAAACGCTCCGACATACAGAAAATTTCGCCCCGCGTGATGCTGCCGATGCTGTCCAAGCTGTCCCAGACTTTTGACATTTTTCTGGACGTTGAATCCAATTTCCCGATGCAGACCTTCGCCTTTGACATCTCCGACATAGTGATGTGGGTGACGGAGCCGTCGCGCGCGCACCTCAACGCCACCGTGGGCATGTTCCAGGATTACCGCGAGATGCATTTCCCTCTGGACCGTTTTGAGGTCATCTGCAACCGCTACGACCTGCCCGGCTCCATAGAGCCGGAGGAGATAGAGAAATTTTTCAACCAGCTCAACAAGAAAGTGCTGGTGTTCCTGCCGTGGGAGGAAAGCATTCCGTTCCTGGCCAACCAGCTCAAGCTGGAGGTGGTGGAGCAGCCGCAGTCGCTGTGGGTCAAGGGGCTGCGGATGCTGCTTAGCCGCGTTCTCAATGTTCAGCCGATAGAAAAAAACTGGGCTTCCGCCGTTTCGGACGAGGATTTTACCCAGGCAGCCAGCGCGCTGTGGGCCACGCCCAAGTCTATCGGCGGGGGCGTGCATGTGGTGCCCCAGCAGTCGCAGAGCGCGGCGCAGGAGCAGGCCCAGTCCGCCTCGTCGGCGCCGCTGGTGGCGGTGCCGGCGTTCTGGGAGGAATTGAAACAGCAGGTGCACCGCGACGTCATCAAGATGCTTGAGATAGAGCATATCAGGATAAGCGACAATGCCGCCGCCAATGCCGAAACCCGCGCCAAAGTCTCCAGCATAGCCGACCAGCTGCTGGGCAAGCAGCCCAATCTCCAGCTCAGCCGCGAGCAGCGCATACGTTTTGTCAGCGAACTGATGGACGAAATCCTGGGACTTGGCCCGCTGGAAGAGCTGATGCGCGACCCGTCCATATCGGAAGTCATGGTGAACGCGCCGGACAGGGTCTACACGGAACGCTCAGGCAAAATAGTCCATACCAAGGTTCACTTCCGCGACGAGGACCATATAGTCCAGGTGATAAAAAGAATAGTCTCGCCGCTGGGCAAGCGCATAGACGAATCCGTCCCGCTGGTGGACGCCCGGCTGGGAGACGGCTCGCGCGTTAACGCCATCATAAGGCCGCTGGCGGTTTCCGGCCCCACGCTTACCATACGCCGCTTCTCGCAGAAACCGCTGGGACCGGAGGATTATTACCGGCTCGGATCCATCAGCCGCGAGGCGATGGACTTCCTGAAGGCCTGCGTGTTGCTGCGCAAGAACATCATAGTCAGCGGCGGCACCGGCACCGGTAAAACCACTTTTCTTAACGCGCTCTCCAGCTATATCCCGGAGGACGAGCGCATCATCACCGTGGAAGACACCGCGGAACTGCGTCTTCAGCAGAATCACTGGATACGTCTTGAAAGCAGGCCGCCCAACATAGAGGGAAAGGGCGAAATCACCATACGCGACCTTGTAAAGAACTGCCTGCGCATGCGCCCCGACCGCATAGTGGTCGGGGAGTGCCGCGGCGCCGAGGCGCTGGACATGTTGCAGGCGATGAACACGGGCCATGAAGGCTCGCTGACCACCATCCACGCCAACAACCCGCGCGACACTTTCACCCGTCTTGAGGCGATGTGCCTGCTGGCCGGCGCGGAACTGCCCATCTGGGCGCTGCGCGAGATGATATGCTCCGCCGTGCACATGGTGGTGCAGCTCACCCGTTTCGGCGATGGCTCGCGCAAGGTTACCTATATCACCGAGGTTACGGGCCGCGAGGAGAACCAGATTCTGACGCACGATATTTTCCGTTACACCCAGGTGGGCGTGGACGAGCGCGGCAAGGTCATAGGCAAATTCTCGCCCACGGGCGACCCGCCCAAGTTCTATCCCGAATTCGCGGCCAAGGGCATACAGGTTCCGATAGACGCCTTCTGGACCGACGAGCAGAAGAAGGTCCGCCGGAGATGA
- a CDS encoding type II secretion system F family protein, with product MQIRVQVLALAWLAAFAVAAGAQIFGADAGRQARYNNVDCAAKKMQLFFYYYDPARKAEFNDFTLVCGGGQYRYHIPRWFEDNLPSMMSKKAWRDPVEGDLSEANLWQTPISLLYSFFDLTKRTFPARDKFEGGQGIPPGLLIKEYADIRVRYQMSLDRIYRAHQHDAMNGRGRTLMSYYDSIMRQMEAVAESISSNNNTRFNNAVNMTATFSQGAFSQLFGPPRHQKVKVEPSPLDEYIPVALKLLGVLVIFFGVRKVIGKDDEGFNRLAEDYMTRVTAWTDAFNRQFLRVRVQYLVMTPVVVFMIGGAFSGSLLAFFGLTGMGLYLGLHMPMWVLNSLKLRRGRKIDVQLMDAIILLSNSLKSGLDIVQGFDLVARDLQAPISEEFGLVIKNYQLGATFERAMEGMEERVASRLLAYMIRAIVLQRQVGGNLTKIFERIVDYIREESKLEEKVKSLTAQQKIQSIVVGIMPWIMLGIMFMFQGELMSKFYFTPIGAGVLFFCAVWIAIGMKVVQSLGNIKV from the coding sequence ATGCAGATTCGGGTTCAGGTCCTGGCGCTGGCGTGGCTGGCCGCGTTTGCTGTCGCCGCCGGAGCGCAGATATTCGGAGCCGACGCCGGACGGCAGGCGCGCTACAACAATGTGGACTGCGCCGCCAAGAAGATGCAGCTTTTCTTCTACTACTACGATCCCGCCCGCAAGGCCGAATTCAACGATTTCACTCTTGTCTGCGGCGGAGGGCAGTACCGCTATCACATTCCCCGCTGGTTTGAGGACAATCTTCCTTCCATGATGTCCAAAAAAGCCTGGCGGGACCCGGTGGAGGGCGATTTGAGCGAAGCCAACCTCTGGCAGACCCCCATTTCGCTGCTTTACTCGTTTTTCGACCTGACAAAACGCACCTTCCCCGCGCGCGACAAGTTTGAAGGCGGCCAAGGCATACCGCCGGGCCTGCTGATAAAGGAATACGCGGACATAAGGGTGCGCTACCAGATGTCGCTGGACCGTATTTACCGCGCGCACCAGCATGACGCGATGAATGGCCGCGGCAGGACGCTGATGTCGTATTACGATTCCATCATGCGCCAGATGGAAGCCGTGGCGGAATCTATTTCCAGCAACAATAACACCCGCTTCAACAATGCCGTGAACATGACCGCCACGTTCAGCCAGGGTGCGTTTTCGCAGCTTTTCGGGCCGCCTCGCCACCAGAAAGTGAAGGTGGAGCCGTCCCCTCTGGACGAATATATTCCCGTCGCGCTCAAGCTGCTGGGCGTGCTGGTTATCTTTTTCGGCGTGCGCAAGGTGATAGGCAAGGACGACGAGGGCTTCAACCGCCTGGCCGAGGATTACATGACCCGCGTTACCGCCTGGACGGACGCTTTCAACAGGCAGTTCCTGCGCGTCAGGGTGCAGTATCTGGTGATGACGCCGGTGGTGGTGTTCATGATAGGCGGCGCGTTTTCCGGCAGCCTGCTGGCGTTTTTCGGCCTTACCGGCATGGGGCTCTATCTGGGGCTGCATATGCCGATGTGGGTGCTGAACTCGCTCAAGCTGCGGCGCGGCAGAAAGATAGACGTCCAGCTCATGGACGCGATAATACTGCTTTCAAACTCGCTCAAATCCGGTCTGGACATAGTGCAGGGGTTTGACCTTGTGGCGCGCGACCTGCAGGCGCCCATTTCCGAGGAGTTCGGGCTTGTCATTAAAAACTACCAGCTCGGCGCCACCTTTGAGCGCGCGATGGAAGGCATGGAGGAGCGCGTCGCCAGCCGCCTGCTGGCCTATATGATACGCGCCATAGTGCTTCAGCGCCAGGTGGGCGGCAACCTCACCAAGATTTTCGAGCGCATAGTGGACTATATTCGCGAGGAAAGCAAGCTGGAGGAGAAGGTGAAATCCCTCACCGCCCAGCAGAAAATACAGTCCATAGTGGTGGGCATAATGCCCTGGATAATGCTGGGCATAATGTTCATGTTCCAGGGCGAGCTTATGTCCAAGTTCTATTTCACCCCGATAGGCGCGGGCGTATTGTTTTTCTGCGCGGTGTGGATAGCCATAGGCATGAAAGTGGTGCAGAGCCTGGGCAACATAAAGGTGTAA
- a CDS encoding type II and III secretion system protein: protein MKKYRSAKLLLPVPLIAAWAAALAAPQASAQDAPGADIVAVSADVVEISGSEQTTKGFTWNQQFDFAETSIPGIFRIGDFERKTGLATSLKLMEQEGRAQILSNPKVLTKSGTQANFVVGGEIPIPYTNNQGVGADYKKYGVILNILPVVMPEKKNAIDVQLQLEVSNPDYSKTVTVQNTTVPSMVTRQLQTEVELKSGETMVLGGLKQSTRNVSVSRVPFLGKIPLLGLLFKQTDVVETQTSLFLFVTVELVK from the coding sequence ATGAAAAAATACCGCTCCGCGAAATTGCTGCTGCCCGTGCCGCTTATAGCGGCATGGGCGGCGGCGCTTGCCGCGCCGCAGGCATCGGCGCAGGACGCTCCGGGCGCGGACATCGTGGCCGTCAGCGCGGATGTCGTTGAAATATCCGGCTCCGAGCAAACCACAAAGGGCTTCACCTGGAACCAGCAGTTTGATTTCGCCGAAACCTCCATACCCGGCATATTCAGAATCGGCGATTTTGAACGCAAAACCGGCCTTGCCACCTCGCTGAAGCTGATGGAGCAGGAAGGCAGGGCGCAAATCCTCTCCAATCCCAAAGTGCTGACAAAAAGCGGCACGCAGGCCAATTTCGTGGTGGGCGGAGAGATACCGATTCCCTATACCAACAATCAGGGCGTCGGCGCCGATTACAAGAAATACGGCGTCATACTGAATATCCTGCCCGTCGTCATGCCGGAGAAAAAGAACGCCATAGACGTGCAGCTTCAGCTTGAAGTTTCCAACCCCGATTATTCCAAGACTGTTACGGTGCAGAACACCACGGTGCCTTCCATGGTAACCCGCCAGCTCCAGACCGAGGTGGAGCTTAAAAGCGGCGAGACCATGGTGCTGGGCGGCCTCAAGCAGAGCACGCGCAACGTGTCGGTCTCGCGCGTGCCGTTCCTGGGCAAAATACCGCTGCTGGGGCTGCTGTTTAAGCAGACCGACGTGGTGGAAACCCAGACGTCGCTGTTTCTGTTTGTAACGGTGGAGCTTGTGAAATAG
- a CDS encoding response regulator transcription factor codes for MDTNKNIVLVVDDDANFAEGLCETLELEGFNCAHAGTAADGIRLAAHLAPDAALTDFQLPDATGFAFCASIKKVVPSASVILMTGRSLTDEEKKQGFALGAGDYLTKPFDVRELAAAIRRLLSQKEKK; via the coding sequence ATGGATACGAACAAAAACATCGTGCTTGTGGTGGACGACGACGCCAATTTCGCCGAGGGTCTGTGCGAGACGCTGGAGCTGGAGGGGTTCAACTGCGCCCATGCCGGCACTGCGGCAGACGGCATACGGCTTGCCGCGCATCTCGCGCCGGACGCCGCGCTGACGGATTTTCAGCTTCCCGACGCGACCGGGTTCGCCTTCTGCGCCAGCATAAAAAAAGTGGTTCCCTCTGCCTCCGTGATACTGATGACGGGGCGCTCGCTAACCGATGAGGAGAAGAAGCAGGGCTTTGCGCTGGGCGCGGGGGATTATCTGACAAAACCGTTTGACGTGCGCGAGCTTGCCGCCGCAATCCGCAGGCTGCTTTCGCAAAAGGAGAAAAAATGA
- a CDS encoding type II secretion system F family protein: MGQLDAAYVVMLVLAVISTMAVFVLVQRFFAPPPKDEASLSDLVKEKAVKGTSVFDKLDPDGGMLDKIDLFLAKRMGMQTKLETMHMLLGSPTKPDALQMLHLKEIVGVVVPTVAVLITGSAYFIALAPLGFMFPDLIFLGRIQKRQEEILGNFPTLVDLAALIIEAGIDYMTAFERIIKTTPVRTALEFEVEMMLHEVQLGRSRREALRRMALRTGLQEVRSFVGLIIQSDELGTSLVDLMRNFSSDMRFRRINRAERLAAQASTKMLIPLFVFIFPTVFILMLAPMVSDLLKGGMPF, encoded by the coding sequence ATGGGGCAGCTTGACGCGGCATATGTGGTGATGCTGGTGCTGGCGGTTATCAGCACGATGGCGGTTTTCGTGCTGGTGCAGCGTTTTTTCGCGCCGCCGCCCAAGGACGAGGCGTCGCTTAGCGACCTGGTCAAGGAAAAAGCCGTAAAAGGCACCTCCGTCTTTGACAAGCTGGATCCCGACGGCGGAATGCTGGACAAGATAGACCTGTTCCTGGCAAAGCGCATGGGCATGCAGACCAAGCTGGAAACCATGCACATGCTGCTGGGCAGCCCCACCAAGCCGGACGCGCTGCAAATGCTGCACCTCAAGGAAATTGTGGGGGTGGTGGTGCCGACGGTGGCGGTGCTTATAACCGGCTCGGCCTATTTTATCGCCCTGGCGCCGCTGGGATTCATGTTCCCGGACCTGATATTTCTTGGCAGGATTCAGAAGCGCCAGGAGGAGATTCTGGGCAACTTCCCGACGCTGGTGGATCTGGCGGCCCTTATCATAGAAGCCGGCATAGACTACATGACCGCTTTTGAGAGGATTATAAAAACCACACCCGTCAGGACCGCGCTTGAATTTGAGGTGGAGATGATGCTGCACGAGGTGCAACTGGGCCGTTCCCGCCGGGAGGCGCTGCGGCGCATGGCGCTGCGCACCGGGCTGCAGGAAGTGCGCTCTTTCGTGGGCCTCATCATACAGTCCGACGAGCTGGGCACCAGCCTGGTGGACCTGATGCGCAATTTCTCGTCCGACATGCGCTTCCGGCGCATCAACCGCGCCGAGCGGCTGGCGGCGCAGGCTTCCACAAAGATGTTAATTCCGCTTTTCGTGTTCATATTTCCGACGGTGTTTATACTCATGCTCGCGCCCATGGTAAGCGATCTGCTAAAGGGAGGAATGCCGTTTTAA
- a CDS encoding hybrid sensor histidine kinase/response regulator has protein sequence MTKARILIVDDDAHLRETLQDLLEMEGYQVTQAANGAQAMNCVAAEFFEIILMDFNLPDKTGIDISRDIRRLNQDSQILMMTAHASLDTAVRAIQESVYDFLIKPVDFSYLKRAIRKALEKLRLEQDIRGLVAELQKKNEELTRLSDMKSKFLSMSSHDLSNSLMTLQISFEMLVSDIKPSEDQQKKIVFIVNGISQISRLINDLVDWASIEQGKFRLEKNYFSVATMVSELIEGPRARASQKDISVNENILPGMESVMVCADRRRLTQVLLNLLENAVRHTPRGGAITVTVEPAGADEVSVSVRDSGEGIDPVVLPKLFRSFYQGEPGGSSQKGRLGLGLSIAKEIITSHSGRIWVESEGSGKGAAFNFTLPAASAAEDVNAKEGSCPEK, from the coding sequence ATGACAAAAGCCAGGATTTTAATAGTTGACGACGACGCTCATCTGCGCGAAACCCTCCAGGATCTGCTGGAGATGGAGGGTTATCAGGTAACCCAGGCCGCCAACGGCGCGCAGGCGATGAACTGCGTCGCGGCGGAGTTTTTTGAAATCATACTGATGGATTTCAATCTGCCCGACAAGACCGGCATAGACATAAGCCGCGATATAAGGCGGCTGAACCAGGACAGCCAGATTCTGATGATGACCGCGCACGCCTCGCTGGACACGGCGGTGCGCGCCATTCAGGAATCCGTCTACGATTTTCTGATAAAGCCGGTGGATTTCAGCTATCTCAAGCGCGCCATACGCAAGGCGCTTGAAAAACTGCGGCTGGAGCAGGACATACGCGGCCTGGTGGCTGAGTTGCAGAAGAAAAACGAGGAGCTTACCCGGCTTAGCGACATGAAGTCCAAGTTCCTGTCCATGTCCTCGCACGACCTGTCCAATTCGCTGATGACTTTGCAAATCAGCTTTGAGATGCTGGTTTCCGACATAAAGCCCAGCGAGGACCAGCAGAAAAAGATAGTCTTCATAGTCAACGGTATAAGCCAGATTTCCCGGCTTATAAACGACCTGGTGGACTGGGCCTCCATAGAGCAGGGCAAGTTCCGGCTGGAAAAAAACTATTTCTCGGTGGCCACCATGGTTTCCGAGCTTATAGAAGGCCCGCGCGCCCGCGCCAGCCAGAAAGACATCTCGGTAAACGAGAATATATTGCCGGGCATGGAATCCGTCATGGTCTGCGCCGACCGCAGACGGCTGACCCAGGTTCTTCTGAACCTTCTGGAAAACGCGGTGCGCCACACCCCGCGCGGCGGCGCCATAACGGTTACCGTGGAGCCCGCAGGCGCCGACGAGGTCAGCGTCTCCGTGCGCGACAGCGGCGAGGGGATAGACCCCGTAGTGCTGCCAAAGCTGTTCCGCAGCTTCTACCAGGGCGAGCCGGGGGGGAGTTCCCAGAAGGGCAGGCTGGGGCTTGGGCTTTCAATAGCAAAAGAGATAATCACCAGCCACAGCGGCAGGATTTGGGTGGAAAGCGAAGGCTCCGGCAAAGGCGCCGCGTTCAATTTCACGCTGCCGGCGGCTTCCGCCGCGGAAGATGTCAACGCCAAGGAGGGGTCATGCCCAGAAAAATAA
- a CDS encoding response regulator transcription factor, which translates to MPRKIITVLIADDQTLFREGVKDLLENEKFIKVAGEASDGLEAVRMAEKTNPDVILMDIKLPKLDGISATRQVREKLPNVNILMLSSFEDEAHVMEAIQAGANGYLSKMLPAAELVNALKTFAFEGMMIPQAMMPRLVKSFQQYGAPGGRASQTLTKTELRVMALLGEGKCNKEIAAGMGCSVKTIKNHLNSSFQKLCVTSRTEAVVKAIEKGLISAESSRIPAEETDDE; encoded by the coding sequence ATGCCCAGAAAAATAATCACCGTGCTGATAGCCGACGATCAGACGCTGTTCCGCGAAGGCGTCAAGGACCTGCTGGAAAACGAGAAGTTCATAAAGGTGGCTGGCGAGGCTTCCGACGGGCTGGAGGCCGTCCGCATGGCCGAGAAGACAAATCCCGATGTCATTCTGATGGACATCAAGCTGCCCAAGCTGGACGGCATCTCGGCCACCAGGCAGGTGCGCGAGAAGCTGCCCAACGTCAACATACTGATGCTCTCCAGCTTTGAGGACGAGGCGCATGTGATGGAGGCCATACAGGCCGGAGCCAACGGCTACCTCTCCAAGATGCTGCCCGCGGCGGAACTGGTCAACGCGCTAAAGACTTTTGCGTTTGAAGGCATGATGATCCCGCAGGCGATGATGCCCAGGCTGGTCAAGAGTTTCCAGCAGTACGGCGCGCCGGGCGGGCGGGCCAGCCAGACGCTCACCAAGACGGAGCTGCGCGTCATGGCGCTGCTGGGCGAGGGCAAATGCAACAAGGAAATAGCCGCCGGCATGGGTTGCAGCGTCAAGACCATTAAAAACCATCTCAACAGCTCCTTCCAGAAGCTGTGCGTAACCAGCAGGACGGAGGCCGTGGTCAAGGCGATAGAAAAAGGCCTGATTTCGGCTGAAAGCTCCAGGATTCCGGCGGAAGAAACGGACGACGAATAG
- a CDS encoding TadE family protein has translation MRFNRKGQATTEVVLLFPVFMILCFFIAKIFALLVLVQKLEIASYYAARRWQLESHRNMNYYTWDNSFLRSDIERKVREYVGFNRYTTRNFLKLYRVSVPAPVRAQVWNLVTVQVTTSPARIKLLCHYPRNKVCARPYGRACLRGYDFLCVSGAKLEVTKYVPNRDRPIQYQLPGLQ, from the coding sequence ATGAGATTCAACAGAAAGGGCCAGGCTACCACGGAAGTGGTTCTGTTATTCCCCGTGTTTATGATTTTGTGCTTTTTTATAGCCAAGATTTTCGCGCTGCTTGTGCTGGTGCAGAAACTGGAAATAGCTTCTTACTACGCCGCGCGCCGCTGGCAGCTTGAATCGCACCGCAACATGAACTACTACACCTGGGACAACAGTTTTCTGCGGTCCGACATAGAGCGCAAAGTGCGCGAATACGTCGGGTTTAACAGGTACACCACGCGCAATTTCCTGAAGCTTTACAGGGTGTCGGTGCCGGCGCCGGTGCGCGCGCAGGTATGGAATCTGGTTACCGTGCAGGTTACGACCAGTCCCGCCAGGATAAAATTGCTGTGCCATTATCCGCGCAACAAAGTGTGCGCGCGGCCATACGGGCGCGCCTGCCTGCGCGGCTACGATTTCCTGTGCGTTTCCGGGGCGAAACTTGAGGTCACAAAATATGTTCCCAACCGGGACAGGCCCATTCAGTACCAGTTGCCCGGTCTGCAATAG
- a CDS encoding ATP-binding protein gives METYPVRGKLFYKFLFVLLLVSLGPLVIVGYYTLTQSKDIVKEALLNDQRALASGLTDMVYSYVATFRDVLVNATRQSEFQSQNLAGKQAVMNRLMQIHAALLELAVADEAGHEVLRVARFAEMSTTPLRDFSKEPFFAAAMRGGDYMGSLSRFKGQYPEMIVAAQLYNGYTGRPAGVLMAKLSLNAISSILKTGFPENSKSQAAIIAPDGFLVAHSDMETAFKPGAQLAPEVANVLLHNSEREGGMELTLAGGERVLCSYAEVRSLGWLVYLQQPASVADKTSSALVFKSARALAVLVGVVLFLGYLVSYFIVLPIQQLRRAAAMLGEGKFEDLPEIKMPNDEIGDLGRAFGQMSDSLRIKTAELMSAKEEMEQLNSSLETRVEARTRELKAALDELIKKERLAAIGQMASVVGHEIRNPLAVINNSTYFIKTKLGAASGLDPKVAKHIGIIESEIQQANGIINEILGFARTRDLMLKPVALNSYMSDLLESYPFPAHVEVVRNFAPQDLWVNIDAEEIKQAVRNIIGNGVEVMPQQGRLAVSTSAENGMAVIAISDMGPGIPQDVLEKIFAPFFTTKARGTGLGLAVVRKAADRHKGQVEVESEPGRGTTFRLYLPLCARPQ, from the coding sequence ATGGAAACATATCCGGTCCGCGGAAAGCTGTTTTACAAGTTTCTGTTCGTGCTCCTGCTTGTCTCGCTGGGGCCGCTTGTCATTGTCGGCTACTATACCCTCACACAGAGCAAGGATATAGTAAAGGAGGCGCTGCTAAACGACCAGCGCGCTCTGGCCTCCGGCCTGACCGACATGGTCTACAGCTACGTCGCCACCTTCCGCGACGTGCTGGTCAATGCCACGCGGCAGTCTGAATTCCAATCGCAGAATCTGGCCGGAAAACAGGCCGTGATGAACCGGCTTATGCAAATTCACGCGGCGCTGCTGGAGCTTGCCGTGGCGGACGAGGCGGGCCATGAGGTGCTGCGCGTTGCGCGCTTTGCCGAGATGTCGACGACGCCGCTGCGCGATTTTTCAAAGGAGCCGTTTTTCGCCGCGGCAATGCGCGGGGGCGATTACATGGGCTCGCTCAGCCGGTTCAAGGGCCAGTACCCGGAAATGATTGTGGCGGCCCAGCTTTACAACGGCTACACGGGCCGTCCCGCCGGCGTGCTGATGGCCAAGCTGAGTCTTAACGCCATAAGCAGCATTCTGAAAACCGGATTTCCTGAAAACTCCAAATCGCAGGCGGCCATCATCGCGCCGGACGGCTTCCTTGTCGCCCATTCGGATATGGAGACCGCGTTCAAGCCCGGCGCGCAGCTTGCGCCGGAGGTGGCCAACGTGTTGCTGCATAATTCCGAGCGGGAGGGGGGGATGGAACTGACCCTTGCCGGCGGGGAGCGGGTGCTTTGCTCTTATGCCGAGGTGCGTTCGCTGGGCTGGCTGGTGTATTTGCAGCAGCCGGCCTCGGTGGCCGACAAGACGTCCTCGGCCCTGGTGTTCAAGAGCGCGCGCGCGCTGGCGGTGCTGGTGGGGGTGGTGCTGTTTCTGGGGTATCTGGTGTCTTATTTCATAGTGCTGCCGATACAGCAATTGCGCCGGGCCGCCGCCATGCTGGGAGAGGGAAAATTCGAGGACCTGCCGGAAATAAAGATGCCCAACGACGAGATAGGCGACCTGGGCCGCGCATTCGGCCAGATGAGCGATTCGCTGCGCATTAAAACAGCCGAGCTTATGTCCGCCAAGGAGGAGATGGAGCAGCTCAACAGCTCTCTTGAAACCCGGGTGGAGGCCCGCACGCGGGAGCTGAAGGCCGCGCTGGACGAGCTTATCAAGAAGGAGCGGCTTGCCGCCATAGGACAGATGGCCTCCGTCGTGGGCCATGAGATACGCAATCCGCTGGCGGTCATCAACAATTCCACTTATTTCATAAAGACCAAGCTGGGCGCGGCGTCCGGGCTGGACCCGAAGGTGGCCAAGCACATCGGGATAATAGAGTCCGAGATACAGCAGGCCAACGGCATCATAAACGAGATACTGGGCTTTGCCCGCACGCGCGACCTGATGCTCAAGCCGGTCGCCCTTAACAGCTATATGTCGGATTTGCTTGAATCGTATCCGTTCCCGGCGCATGTGGAGGTTGTGCGGAATTTCGCGCCGCAGGACCTGTGGGTCAATATAGACGCGGAGGAGATAAAGCAGGCCGTGCGCAATATAATAGGCAACGGCGTTGAGGTTATGCCGCAGCAGGGCAGGCTTGCGGTGTCCACCTCCGCCGAAAACGGCATGGCGGTCATCGCCATAAGTGATATGGGCCCCGGCATCCCGCAGGACGTGCTGGAAAAGATTTTCGCGCCGTTTTTCACCACCAAGGCGCGCGGCACCGGATTGGGGCTTGCCGTGGTCAGAAAAGCGGCGGATAGGCACAAAGGCCAAGTGGAGGTTGAAAGCGAGCCGGGCAGGGGCACGACATTTCGGCTGTATCTGCCGCTGTGCGCCAGGCCGCAATAA